CCATTGCCAAGTAGCTTTGGACACCTGGATTAGTTTATCCAATTACATCACAACAAATCAGCTCAATGGAAATACTGTTataattttgaaagtggtagtaaaggttcgttgctcggacttgtaaagatttaaaaataaaaatatatacaaaaaatattaacaatatgcgcaagagtactgggactaaagattcggccatttttcattttcaagtggttcagaatttaattctaggcgattatagttcaaaacaaaacaaatattaactctagtttattgccaagatagattttataaaatattacttgtatttcttaagcatggcatatcaaaaatccctaggactaagcatactccatcaaatgaaatcacaagtaattaatttaaaatcttaattcaattaaaattagtgcaaaaagtaaataaaagaattaatgaaattaccacatggatgaaactcgacctcctccgtcgtcccagtgttgggtttagctcatcatgataaaaacacgctcaaagtatttatttattgctcaaagggtttttacaaagatgaaaatggagataaaataataaaacagtggacgtgcgacccacagaaagcgtccaaaatgaacgacacagaagaagtgctattgttgatgtatctctaagacccacacctacgacccacgttcgcgagtcgtttcactgtttataaacgactgcttctgctggtccgttcttcatgttcttcatcacgaacagcaacagcagcagagagaattcgtgattcttcctctgcagcttcctctcttctcctcccaactctcgaccacccctggtagtcgacccaagtagcctttatatactcacatgcacgctgaaatccctcacaataactccaaataattcttctttactcgggcagtgaagagagaatattttgagatattttctttctccacgcgtttccagctctgattcttcccttttttagactttatacgcatcaaacaatagttataactctcccagatcatctcagccatatgcaaacacaagaaatcccgtgaataattcttctctgcacgttctcccctgtttccagttcgtggcttccctagccaattctagccaaatttaatcgaccacaacactcgcaatagatttctaaatgtcccaggaacaatgccacaaattttcagcgatttaatctccctataacaccttcattttgttgattgaaaatcttccagagagtaaaaatattttcccgccaaaaagtttatttgaacttgagaagaaggaagggtgtcccctatcctgaactggggtgcgaatagcaggtgtccaactgaggtgccccttaaccaatagtgagagtccgaataacaattgtccttcaaggttgccccgggcaacttttcgagctgatttttccaaaattgtttatttccaaaaaatacctaaaaacacacaaaacaccataataaggacaaatcCTTAACTTAACAAATCAACCACAATTTGCCAAATTCTACAATGTTCGACCACAACTTCTATTATTATTTCATATTGTTACCTCCTGTGGTCACTTTGGATAACCCAAAACGAACATTTTTTCAGAAGAACTGACTCTCAGACGGCGGACATTTTAACAAGATCTATACAACAACAGCAAGAATATGAATGGGCAAAAAGTGTTTTTCCGTCAGTTCTGCCAGGCGAACGACCTACcaggaactctatgatcaacaaCAAAGTGAAAGTAACAATTAACGTCGGATGAACCAGATCAGAACCGGAATGGATAAAGATAAATACAAATGGAGCTTCTAGAGGACACCCAGGGCTAGCATGGGCATGATTCATTTGCAGGGACTCCAATGCTCAAACTATGTTGGTCGTTGCTCAACCTTTAGGAATAACAAACGCCATCACTGCTGAAACTTGGGCAACGTTTTTAGCAACAATAACGGCAACTGACAGACAATGGAGTAAAGTGCTGTTTGAAACGGACTCGGAAAATCTAATGAGAATAATCAAGACTAACATGGATGCCCCATGGCATATCTcagaaatgattgcagaaattaaACACCTAATGAGACAAATCCCAGAATGGTACATACAACACATCTATCGAGAAGAAAACCAAGCTGCAGATGGAAAAACAAACTTCGCAGCGGATGCCAGTCAAGCAGGAAATTATTCCACCACAATTTGGGATAGGGCAATCCCACCTTGCATCAACCAAATTCTTCTAAATGACTTTAGGGGTATTAAATACCCGTGTAATTTCTATTTAgttgtctttttattttatatgctttaaaaaaaaaaaaaaaaaaaaaaaaaaactcatacgGTCAATGGTACCATGTTGTCGTTAGTGGTAGGTCTAAATTTTACCAATGAACGTTTAAGTCCTCCTCATCAGTTGGTGTCCCTAGTTAGTGCTGTCCAACAGCCCAAGATACATTACATTACAAAACAATCAGGGGAGTGGTTCCTAACTATCTATCTACTTCCTAACCAATCAACCTACCTTAGTTAGATATAAACTACTAATACACAGCCAGAGTTTCAGACATCTGAGAGAAAGAGAGTTGTCTTCTAAAAATTATGGGTGCTATGAAATTTTTCTCATTTCTTGCTGTTGCAATGGTTTTATCCATGTCTCACTCACAAGCTCAGGAGGGTAATTGGGGTGACGAGTCGGTTCCATACACAATGGGTCCCGAGAAGATGACAAAGTTACGCTTTTACTTCCACGATATTATCACCGGCGAGAATCCAACGGCGGTTCAGATAGCTCAGGCGACAGGAACAAACACTTCTTCTACAATGTTTGGGGCATTGATGATGATAGATGACCCATTGACTGAAGGTCCCGACCCCAATTCTAGACTGGTCGGTCGAGCTCAAGGTTTTTATGGTTCAGCTGGACAGAATGAACTAGCTTTGATCTTGGGAATGAGTCTAGTTTTTACTGGAAACGAGAAGTTTAACGGGTCTACTATTAGTGTTTTGAGCCGAAATCCTGTCATGCATACAGAACGAGAATTTGCGGTTGTTGGTGGAACAGGATATTTTCAGTTTGCTCGCGGGTTTATTAGTGCTAAGACCTATAGCCTCGTCGGGCCAAATGCTGTCGTCGAGTACAATTGTACTATCGTTCACCCAAGCTCGGTTTCGGAGTCGGGCAAATCAGATTCTAGCCCAGGCAAATCGGATTCTAACTCAGGGTCCCCAATCTCTTTGGGGTCGAATCTTGTATTTGTTTCACTTATTGCATATGTAACTATCATTTTATCTGTACACCACTTCAGCTGGTAGTCGTGGATTCTCCAAATAAAATGCATTTTGGCAAAGAAAACAGTTTATGCTAGTGTGGCTAGACATTTGATTGATCAAATCAATCCTATGGCCATGGGATAGACAATGATATTAAGGCGTCTTAATTAAAAgtctcaaatgactcaaaaagTATGGCCATAGTGCTAAAGAGATGATGCATCACTACACTCAACAACACCAAGAGGATCCTAAAATGATTAAAAGTTAAAGAACCAAACCCTACATGAAACGAATAAAGCTTCCAAATTTTCCTTTTGGGGCACCATGTTTTTCATTTTATGGTTCGCATAAGCCTTTTACCTACTTCCAGATCCCAACTTTAGCTCCTTTGCACCACCTGATTTTGTCTTCCACGCACCTGGAGACGTGGTGTGTTGTAGATCCTTCATTTTCTACTGAAGAGTGACAAGGGTATCTATACAGGCATGTGCACGCGCGAGTACTAGAATGCGCATGCGCCCTTTAAAGTTTCTTCTCTGAAGTTAGGTTTCTAGCAGTCCCTATATATAAGTGTGTAGAATAGAATGAAATGCAATAGGTCAAGTGAGAGACAAAGAGAGATCACAATTATCATGGGTGCCAAGTGTTTCTCATTTCTAGTTCTTGTTGTTGCAATGGTCTTATCCATGTTTCATGCACAATCTGATGAGAATGTAAGTTGGGGTGATCAAACTGTTCCACACAAAATGGGTATGGAGAAGATGACAAGGTTACATTTTTACTTTCACGATGTTGTTACAGGCGATAATCCAACGGCGGTTAGAATAGCTGAAGCACGGGGAACAAAATCATCCTCAACAATGTTTGGAGCATTGTACATGATTGATGATC
This is a stretch of genomic DNA from Papaver somniferum cultivar HN1 chromosome 1, ASM357369v1, whole genome shotgun sequence. It encodes these proteins:
- the LOC113327412 gene encoding dirigent protein 1-like, producing MGAMKFFSFLAVAMVLSMSHSQAQEGNWGDESVPYTMGPEKMTKLRFYFHDIITGENPTAVQIAQATGTNTSSTMFGALMMIDDPLTEGPDPNSRLVGRAQGFYGSAGQNELALILGMSLVFTGNEKFNGSTISVLSRNPVMHTEREFAVVGGTGYFQFARGFISAKTYSLVGPNAVVEYNCTIVHPSSVSESGKSDSSPGKSDSNSGSPISLGSNLVFVSLIAYVTIILSVHHFSW